The genomic DNA CCGCGCGGAGGACGCGCAGCGCGGTGAGTGACACATCGGTGAAGTCCATGACGATCACGCATGCTAGCGGTGCGCAACTCTCGTTGGACGCATGGACGTGATCGTTCCTACCGTGGCAGACATGAACGCTCCACGCATCGCCCTCGTCACGGGCGCCAACCAGGGACTCGGCCGCGCCCTCGTCGAGGGACTGGCGGCCCGCATGGGCCCCGACGACACGGTCCTGCTCACCGGCCGCGACGAGCGGCGGGTCACCGACGCGGCCCGCGAGGTGGCGAGCCTGCCCGGCACACGCAGCCGGGTGGAGGGCCGGGTCCTCGACGTCACCGACACCGACACCATCGCCCACCTCGCCGACGAGCTCCGGCGGCGCTACGGCGGGGTCGACATCGTGATCTCCAACGCCGTGACCCGGATGCTCCCCGGGGAGTCGCAGGCCGAGCGCGCCGACGAGTTCATCGACGTCTCCAACACCGCCACCCACGCGATGCTGCGCTCCTTCGGTCCCGTGCTGCGCCCGGGCGGCCGGTTCCTCGTCGTGGCCAGCAGTCTCGGCACCCTCGGTCATCTCGACCCCGCCCTGCACGACCTGTTCGACGGCGCGGGCCTGGCCCAGGTCGAGTACGCCGTCGAGTCCTGGCGCAGCGCCGTCCACCACCGGACCACGGCCGAGGCGGGCTGGCCGCTCTGGCTGAACGTACCCTCGAAGGTAGCCCAGGTCGCCGCCGTCCGCGCGGTCGCCGCGGAACGCCGCCGGGACGACCTCGCAAGCGACACCCTGATCGCGTCCGTGTGCCCCGGCATGGTGGACACGGCCACCTCTCGCCCCTGGTTCGAGGACTTCAGCCAGGCCAGGTCCCCGGCCGAGGCCGCCGTCGCCGTGCTCGACCTCGTCTTCGCCGAGCGGGTCGATCCCGCGCTCTACGGCGAGCTGGTGCGCTTCGGCGCGGCCCTGGACTGGCACTCCGGCAAACCGCTGGTCGAACAGGACCTGAAGCTCACCCCCTGACCACGGCACCACCAGCACGGCGCGGCCCGGTGACGGCTCCGGCCGCGCCGCCCTCCGGTGTGAGCCGGAGGACGGGCGCGGCCGGGACCGTCATGGACGGTCAGTCACGCGGGCTGCGCGTCAGGGAGTCAACTGCCACTGCTCGATGTAGCCGACGTCCAGCGCCGCGCGGTCCTGCACCCTCAACTTCCAGGTACCGGTGACCGGTTGGGCGGAGGCGTCGACGGTGAAGGTCTGGTCGACGTTGTCGGCGGAGCCGCCGGAGCGGTTCAGCAGGGAGTAGACGGTGCCGTTCGGGCCCACGAGGTCGACGGTCAGGTCGCCCCGGTAGGTGTGGACGATCTTGACGTAGACCTGAGTGGTTGCGGAGGCGTTGCCGTCGCGGCCGGTGACCGTGATCGGGGACTCCACGGCGGCTGCGTTGTCGGGGATGTCCACCCGGCTGCTGTTGGCGTAGATGTTCGCCACCCGCCAGGTGAAGGAGACCGTGGCGCTCGCGCCGGTGTCGTCGGTGACGGTCACCGTGACGTCACTGCTCCCGAGGGTGGTCGGGATGCCGGAGATCAGGCCGGTGCTGTCGATGGAGAGTCCGTCGGGCAGTCCCGTGGCCGAATAGGTCAGCCCCGCACCGGAGTTGGTGGTGTACGCGCTCGTCTGCAGGGACACGGACTGTCCGACTCCGCTGATCTGGCCGGAGATCGGGGCCACGTTGACGCCGAGCGCGATACGGCTGCCGACGTTGATCGCCGCCCACGCGTCGGCCACGGCGAGGTA from Streptomyces sp. NBC_01478 includes the following:
- a CDS encoding SDR family NAD(P)-dependent oxidoreductase gives rise to the protein MNAPRIALVTGANQGLGRALVEGLAARMGPDDTVLLTGRDERRVTDAAREVASLPGTRSRVEGRVLDVTDTDTIAHLADELRRRYGGVDIVISNAVTRMLPGESQAERADEFIDVSNTATHAMLRSFGPVLRPGGRFLVVASSLGTLGHLDPALHDLFDGAGLAQVEYAVESWRSAVHHRTTAEAGWPLWLNVPSKVAQVAAVRAVAAERRRDDLASDTLIASVCPGMVDTATSRPWFEDFSQARSPAEAAVAVLDLVFAERVDPALYGELVRFGAALDWHSGKPLVEQDLKLTP